The segment TCTGGTTGCCGGAAAAGATCGCCTCGCAGGTCGAGTTACTGCGGAACGACGCGCGCATTGGCCTCACCCACACCGATGGCGAGTTTGTGGACCAGCAGAGCGCGGTGATCAAGGGAAGCCCACTGGGGTTTGCGTACCCACGCACAGCCACGGGGGACATGTTTCCCGCGTTGATCGAGTTCAACAAGATTATCGCCAGCTCAGCCTTGTTCAGGCGTGAGTGCCTCGCCAAGGTCGGACCGTTCGATCCGGAGTTCTACGGCTGCGGCGACTGGCACATGTGGGTGCGCATCGCAGAGTTCTGGCACGTCGGATTCGTTCACCGATCGCTCACTCGGTACCGGGTCCACGACTTGAACGCCTGTCACAACTCGGACCGGATGATCGAGGACGAATGGCGGATTCGGACTTGGCTGCGTGGTCGCACCCGTGAGTTGCTCCAGTCCGATCGTTCTAGCAATGAACTGCGCCGCGCACTCGCGCACAATTTGGCGTGTATCGGGACCGAATCGGCATGGCGAGGGAACCGGGGTGCCGCGCTCGTTGCGTATCTAGATTCGCTGCGACTGCTTCCCACGCGGTTCAAGTCGCTCTTACGCATCGGATCGTTGCTCCTGCCAGCCAAGCTGCTGCGCAAGCTCAGATAACTCATGAAGAAGCTACTCATCATCGGCGGGACCGTCTTTGTCGGTCGGCACATCACAGAAGCGGCGCTCGCCGCGGGCTGGGAGATAACCCTCTTCCACCGCGGGCAGTCCGGCACTGACCTATTCCCGGGGGTCGAGCGGATCCTGGGAGACCGCAACACTGATGCGGCCAAGCTGGAGTTTGGGCAATGGGACGCTTGCATTGATGTTTCCGGATACACGCCCACGAACATGCGCGGCCTCTTGGAAACGCTGCGAGACCGGGTGGGGCACTACGTCTTCATCTCCACAATCTCGGTGTATCGTGACGGCCCCGGAGACGCCCTTGACGAGGACGGCCCTGTTCTGCCCGATGAGGGGCTACAGACCGAAGAGGTGACCGGCGAAACCTACGGCCCGCTCAAGGTCCGCTGTGAGCGCATGGTGCGCGAAGCCTTCGGCGAACGGGCGACGATCATCCGCCCAGGGCTCATCATCGGACCGCACGATCGCACCGACCGATTCTCGTACTGGCCGATGCGGTTCGACCGAGAGGCCGTCGTACTCGCCGCCAGCCCCGATTCGATCATCCAACTCATCGACGGGCGTGACCTTGCCCAACTGGCCCTCAAATCGATTGGCCATAGCGGGACGTACAACGCGACGGGATCCGGCGTCACGTGGGGCGAGATCGTTTCGGTATGTCAAGCGGCGACGGACAATGTTTCACGCGTAGTCTGGGCCGATCCCAGTTGGCTGACTGGGCAAGGCGTGCAAGAATGGACGGATCTGCCACTGTGGGTGGCAGATCCCAGCGCACACCGGTCGCTCAGCGATGTGCCCATCACTCGTGCGCAATCCATTGGGCTCACCCACCGGAGCCTCAAGGAGAGTGTCGGCGACCTGCTGGCC is part of the Chthonomonas sp. genome and harbors:
- a CDS encoding glycosyltransferase, with translation MTDLPLVSVLLTCYNHLPYIGECVEGVLAQTYPNLQIIAIDDGSTDGTREWLKENESRIATRCPIKIIFSEQNLGTYGALNAAIEASSGELLAVLNDDDFWLPEKIASQVELLRNDARIGLTHTDGEFVDQQSAVIKGSPLGFAYPRTATGDMFPALIEFNKIIASSALFRRECLAKVGPFDPEFYGCGDWHMWVRIAEFWHVGFVHRSLTRYRVHDLNACHNSDRMIEDEWRIRTWLRGRTRELLQSDRSSNELRRALAHNLACIGTESAWRGNRGAALVAYLDSLRLLPTRFKSLLRIGSLLLPAKLLRKLR
- a CDS encoding NAD-dependent epimerase/dehydratase family protein — translated: MKKLLIIGGTVFVGRHITEAALAAGWEITLFHRGQSGTDLFPGVERILGDRNTDAAKLEFGQWDACIDVSGYTPTNMRGLLETLRDRVGHYVFISTISVYRDGPGDALDEDGPVLPDEGLQTEEVTGETYGPLKVRCERMVREAFGERATIIRPGLIIGPHDRTDRFSYWPMRFDREAVVLAASPDSIIQLIDGRDLAQLALKSIGHSGTYNATGSGVTWGEIVSVCQAATDNVSRVVWADPSWLTGQGVQEWTDLPLWVADPSAHRSLSDVPITRAQSIGLTHRSLKESVGDLLAWLRDGRGDAPLKVGMTTERQQELVKALEETPA